CAAGGCGGTTATCAATCTTGCTCCGGGAATGTTGTCCATGAGATATGGCTTCAGGGGGGCGAATTTCGGCCTGGTAAATGCCTGTACTTCCGGCACTTCGGCTATTGGCGAGGGTTTCAGAATCGTTCGGGAAGGACGTGCCGACGTAGTAATTGCAGGAGGCACCGAGGCTGTGGTCACTCCCTTGTCCATTGCGGCTTTCAATGCTCTCAGGGCGTTATCCACGCGCAATGACAATCCTGAGGCAGCATCGAGACCCTTCGATCGAGACAGGGATGGGTTCGTGATATCTGAAGGTGCCGGCATTCTCGTTTTAGAATCCGAAGAACACGCCCGACGTCGCGGAGCAGAGATTCACGGGGAAATAATGGGATATGGAGCTACAGGGGATGCTTATCATTTCGTAATGCCGGACCCGGAAGGCGAGGGCGCTTACAGGGCCATGAAGATGGCCTTGGAAGATGCGGAAATCGATCCCGGTGAAATCGGGTATATTAATGCTCACGGAACATCAACCGATCTCAACGACAAAATGGAAACTCTGGCAATCAAGAAACTTTTCCGTGAGGCAGCATACACGGTGAGTATAAGTTCTACCAAGTCCATGACAGGTCACTTGATCGGAGCGGCAGGTGCTGTTGAAGCAATCTACTCTCTGATGGCTTTAAAGACCGGGAATATACCTCCGACTATCAATCTTGAAAATCCCGATCCGGAATGCGACCTTGACTATACTCCGCATAAATCCATAACCAGGCAGTTGGAATATACTCTTTCCAACAGTTTCGCATTTGGAGGACAAAATGCGAGCCTGGTGTTCAGGCGTGTATCATGACAGAGATGATTCTCATAGGATCGGACCATGCAGGATTCGCTTTGAAGACCTTGGTCCGGCAGTATCTTTCTGACCGGGGAATTCAGGTTAAAGACGTGGGGTGTGAAGGCGAGCAGTCCTGCGATTATCCCGTATTCGCTAAAAACCTCTGCGAGCGAATTCTCGCGGGGGAGGCCGGGCGTGGTATACTGATCTGCGGCACAGGTCTCGGCATGTCCGTTGCTGCAAACCGCTTTGAAGGCATTCGAGCGGCACTGTGCACAACGGAATTCCATGCTCGCATGAGTCGTGCTCATAACGATTCCAACGTATTGGTCCTGGGTGGGCGAGTTACCGGTTCGGAACTGGCCCTGGCCATTTTGAAGGAGTGGCTGGACACGCCTTTCGAAGGCGGGCGCCACAACAGAAGAATAAATCTTATCGATAATTGCTGACTTATTGTCTTTGGATAAGGGTTAAGGAAAAGGAGAATGCATCTTTGCTCTCCAGAATAGGGACAACATGACCGCGCTGCAGCAAACAGATCCGGAAATCTACAAGCTATTGGCCTGCGAGAGGGAAAGGCAAGAGAACCGCCTTGAGTTAATCGCTTCCGAAAATTTCACTTCCCCTGCCGTTATGGAAGCACAGGGTAGTATTTTTACAAACAAGTATGCAGAAGGCTATCCCGGAAAGCGCTATTACGGGGGCTGTGTCCATGCCGATGTGGTTGAAGAACTGGCGAGAACCCGCGGACGGGCTCTTTTCGGTTGCGATCACATAAACGTTCAGCCTCATTCGGGAACGCAAGCGAACATGGCGGTGTACTTTACCGCGATGAAGCCGGGCGACGCGTATCTCGGGATGAATCTCGCTCATGGCGGCCATCTTTCCATGGGACATCCGAAGAATTTCTCCGGGATCATCTATCACGTCATTCCTTACGCGGTTCGTGCCGATGACCACAGGATAGATTACGATCAGGTCCGAGACCTGGCACGCAAACATAAGCCGCGCATGATTATCGCAGGCGCCAGCGCATACCCGCGAATAATACGGTACGATCTCTTTGCCGAGATTGCAGCCGAGGTCGGTGCAATTCTCATGGCCGACATAGCTCATGTGGCCGGACTGGTTGCCGCGGGACAGCATCCTTCACCGTTTCCCCATGCGGATTTCGTCACCACCACCACGCACAAGACACTTCGTGGACCCCGCGGCGGACTCGTGATGTGCAAGCAGCAATATGCTGCGGCTCTTGATTCCTGTATTTTCCCGGGAATGCAAGGCGGGCCGCTTATGCATGTGATTGCGGCAAAAGCGGTTGCCCTGGGTGAAGCCATGACGCAGCAGTTCAAGGAATATCAGGCGCGGGTGGTTCAAAACGCAAAGGCACTGGCTTCCGGTCTTCTGGAAGAGGGCTTTCGATTAATCTCCGGCGGCACTGACAATCACCTCGTTTTAATCGACCTGACCGACAAGGGTATTAATGGAGCCCAGGCACAGGAATATCTGGAGAGCGCCGGGATCACAGTCAACAAGAACTCTATTCCATTCGATCCACTGCCTCCGGGAAAAGCTTCCGGAATCAGGATAGGGACTCCTGCAGTGACCACCCGAAATATGGGCGTAGAGGAAATGCGTCTCATTGCCGGCATGATCTCCAAGGTGTTGACCCAATACGCGAATGAGGACGTTGTTACCCGCACCCGCAACGAAGTCCTTGAATTGTGCCGCCAATTCCCTTTGTATCCTCAAAACGGAAATGGAATTCTTCATGGGTGATAGCAAATTTTTAGCCCGATGTTTTCCCCTCAGACGGTTCGATCCGGATTTTCCGCTTGCCTTATGGTTCGCGGGACTCTGGTTTTACCTGAAGAGCTTCTTGTACGTATGTTACGTTTACATGCTCGGCACGGAACCAGCCCCCTACGATCGCTGGACCTGGATTGAGATCGGCTATTTTGCAGGAGCATTTATTCCGGCACTCTTGCTGGGATACGCGATGTGGAATGAGAAGAAAAATCTCGTCTGGGTCGCAGTGCTTTTCCTGCTTATCGATACGCCTCTTCTCGTGTTTCACGTAATGAAACTCGGTGAGGCAGGATTCCTGGAATCGGGACTGACCAAGTTTCTCGAGTTGGGCAGTCTTGGCCTGAATTTTATGGCCCTGGGCTGGCTCATCGGATATCTCACCACGAAAAATACTAAAGCCTCCCGGAGAGGCTCTGTCTGATACCTATTCACTTTCAAAGAAGTAATTCTCGAGGAACCTTTTTTGTAATTGTAAAAAAGGTTCCTCAAACTCCTCCAAAAAACTTTTAACACTTGTTTAAATCACGGTTTTTCCATCGAAAAACCGTGACTTAAACCAAATGCTAAAAGTTCTTGGGAAGGGGCTTGGGGAAACACTTCTTACCAAGAAGGGTTTCCCCGGTATTTACTGCTTGAAAGTGAATAGGTATCAGAGATGTCGGGAAACACAGTTTTCTCGACATGTTCTTTGTCGAAAATCACATCGTTAACGAGAGCCACCCGAACGAATCTCATCGAATAGTCTCCTCTCTCTGAGAGAAACCGGATTTTTCTGTCTTCTTGCCGCGTAGGTACAATTTTCTCCCGACGAAGCGATGTTTCGTAATTTTATGTTGACAAATTAGTCATATGTTGATATGTTATCTCCAGAACTTAAAGAAACACATTAACAACGAGAACTTCAACACTCCTTTATTTACCTCCTAACGCCGGGTCTGATGCGAACCCGGCTATTTTTTTGGGAGGAGGCTGGAGATTAGAGTCAGTGCCAAAACTTCTGTCGTTCATCCCTCGTGTGAATTACAGGATTGGTAGGAACCGGCGTCCCGAAAGTGTCTCAAAAGTCCAAATTTATCTCAGATCGTGGCACAAATTTCTCATTATCTTTTCTGCCTGAGTGTAGGGGCGGACCTGTAAGCCCGCCCAAATGAGGGCAGACACACAGGTCTGCCCCTACTCGGATGGATAATCGTGGCACGATTTGTTCTGCATTCGAGAATTTTGAGACAGTTTCTCTCTGCCGGTCCATTCTATCGATATCATTGATCATATTGAAGATGTGCCGGCATGGAGGCACGGCACCCACCAATACTCCTAATCTTCAACTGGTCACTAATTTTGGGAACTGCTATAGCGCGGAAAAAGTGAGTGTCATTCGAGTTGCTGAGGAATAGTTGCGGGTGCCGGAAGAATGTGGAAGAAAAAGCCAGGGAACTGCTGAAAAACTGGAAAGGGCTTCAGGCAAACCTGTACAAAACGAATTGATGGAGGGTTCGCAGACAAGTTGAAACGGGTACATTGAACGCGATAAACGCGTTTACATCATTTCTCTGATCCTGCTGGACCGGGTAAAAGACTACGGGTGTGCCCTGTGAGGTGGGGGCGGCATGGTTCCCAGAGTGGCGGGTTTGGGATTCACTATGCCATCGATGATGCGGACCGGGATCATGAGAACCATATAAGGCAGATACAGTACGCTGGCCCGCAGAGAATTCTCTTCGTGAACAAGCGCCGACCAGTACGAACTGTCGGAGACTTCCGGATTAGCTGCATAAGAGCTGACCGGAGAAACACTCATCATGAAGCAGACAATCAAGACAATTCCTAAACGAGCCATTTCCGTCCACCTGAAATTTTGAATAAAATTCTCATACTGAGCGGCTGATGTCAACCAAAATCGGACGCGTGGAGGAAGACTCTCCGTCACCGGAGTCTATGATGAATTGCCCCGAAGGGGCAATCCTATGGTAGCCGTGGGTGTCAACCCACGGAGAGGATGCGCAAAACCGATGCTCTTACAGGACCCTGAAAGGGTCTTCCAGAAGATCGCAATACTTGCTTCTTCGGGTTTCTTCGGGCGACCCCGTCAGGGTCGTTTCATTCGGTGCTGAGACGTAATGCTCCACGGGTTTGCGAAACTGTCTCAAAACTCCATTTTGGGCTCGCGATTTGCCAAGAGATGTACTAGAAAGGAGAGGAATTCAACAACCACGAGGCTGTCATGGGCAAACAGATCCGGGCCGATTACGAACAGATCTTGATGTTTCCGCCGTCAGTGGAAGACTGGGTGGCTAAGGATCACCCGGCGCGCTTTATCCGAGATTTCGTGGATTCCTTGGATCTGTCCGAGTTGGGAATCGAGGTTCCCGACAGCGATACAGGACGTCCTCCGTATGCGCCAGATCTTCTGTTGAAGGTGTGGCTTTTCGGATACTTCAATCGGATCAGGAGTACCCGTAAGCTTGAAAAGGGTTGCCTTGAGAATATGGGGCTGATTTGGCTGACGGGGATGAATGCTCCGGATCATAATTCCTTATGGCGATTCTTCAAGGCGAACAAGAAATCATTGAGGCATCTGTTCAGACAGTCGATTCGTGTTGCTCTGAAGGCCGATCTGATCGGTCTAGCTCTTCATGCCGTGGACGGGACCAAGATCCAAGCCGTCTCATCCAACGACAAGGCTCGGGGTCGTGAGCACCTGGAGAGGTTTCTGGAAAGTGTTTCGGAGAGATTGGACCGCACGATTGCCGATGCGATGACTGAGATAGAGAGAGCCGAGCGGGAAGAGACCGGTGAGTATCGCCTTCCGCAGTCCATGCAAGACGGATTGAAACGGAAACAGCGGATACAAGAGGCTCTGAAGGAGTTGGATGAATCGGACAAGAAGTCAGTTCACCCTTCGGAACCGGAAGCTCGCTTTATGAAGAATCGCCGGACCAAAGACTTGTCGTACAACGCTCAGGCGGTTGCCGACCAAAAGAGCGGCCTTATCGTGGCCGCAGATGTGGTCACGGATGGGGCCGACAACGGGCAATTGGTCCCCATGCTCGACAAGGTGAAAGAGAATCTGGGCGCTGTGGCAGAGGAAAATGTGGCGGACGGGGGATATTTTTCCTCAGGGCAGATAGGTCTGGCCCATGAGCGAGAATACGGCATTCTTATCGGGAAATCGTCAGGGGAAATTGTTTCCGAGAGAGGTGCGGATGAGGATCTCTATCACCGATCCCGGTTCGTCTTTGATCAGGAGCGTGATTGCTTCATATGCCCTGAAGGGCGCTTGTTGCCTTTTCATCAGCGGAAAATTAACGGCAAGAACCACAATGAGGTTCGCAGGTATCACTGCAAGGATTTTCTAACGTGTCCCAATCGCTGGAAATGCTCCAAGAGCAAGAACGGACGCCTCATAGACCTCAGCGTTTACGAGGCGGCCCTAGAACGACACCGCAGCAAGAGGGAAAAACCAGAGAACAAAGAGCGCCTGAAGACTCGAAAGAAGATTATCGAGCCACCGTTTGCCTGGATCAAGAGCGCATTAAGCTTTCGGCGATGGACCGTGGCCGGAATCGACAACGTAAAGGCCCAGTGGGACCTTATTTGCACGACCATAAATCTCAGGAAGCTCTACCACCATTGGGTATCCGGCGAGGTGGCATTCACGTAAGCAGCCGGAGGGAGACCATGACCTTATAACGGACAGTACACTCGGATCGAACCTCGCCTGATCTTCACTTGACGGGACTGCTTTTTTCCCAGAAGCAGGTCCTCCCGTCCGGCTTGCGTGATTCGCCGCAGTGCGCAGGTTTTGAGACGCTTTCTTGCACCCGTGGCTACCTTGGGGTCACCCCTGACGGGGTTCGAATTTTTCTTCTCCCCGGATGCTTGAAATCTAGCGTGATATTCCCGAACAAGAGCCGTCAGCAACTATTTGCAGGCGCGGGGCTTTAGGGTCT
The sequence above is a segment of the Desulfomonile tiedjei DSM 6799 genome. Coding sequences within it:
- the fabF gene encoding beta-ketoacyl-ACP synthase II, which codes for MPHKVVVTGMGMVTCLGTGVQANWEAVLNSRSGIGPITLFDAGLFATRIAGEVRGDFDVRGHVPAKELRRMDRYQQFCLVAAGEAMEQSGLPMPPEDPFRCAIVVGSGMGGLFTIESGVLAYHAKGPKGVHPLLIPKAVINLAPGMLSMRYGFRGANFGLVNACTSGTSAIGEGFRIVREGRADVVIAGGTEAVVTPLSIAAFNALRALSTRNDNPEAASRPFDRDRDGFVISEGAGILVLESEEHARRRGAEIHGEIMGYGATGDAYHFVMPDPEGEGAYRAMKMALEDAEIDPGEIGYINAHGTSTDLNDKMETLAIKKLFREAAYTVSISSTKSMTGHLIGAAGAVEAIYSLMALKTGNIPPTINLENPDPECDLDYTPHKSITRQLEYTLSNSFAFGGQNASLVFRRVS
- the glyA gene encoding serine hydroxymethyltransferase; the encoded protein is MTALQQTDPEIYKLLACERERQENRLELIASENFTSPAVMEAQGSIFTNKYAEGYPGKRYYGGCVHADVVEELARTRGRALFGCDHINVQPHSGTQANMAVYFTAMKPGDAYLGMNLAHGGHLSMGHPKNFSGIIYHVIPYAVRADDHRIDYDQVRDLARKHKPRMIIAGASAYPRIIRYDLFAEIAAEVGAILMADIAHVAGLVAAGQHPSPFPHADFVTTTTHKTLRGPRGGLVMCKQQYAAALDSCIFPGMQGGPLMHVIAAKAVALGEAMTQQFKEYQARVVQNAKALASGLLEEGFRLISGGTDNHLVLIDLTDKGINGAQAQEYLESAGITVNKNSIPFDPLPPGKASGIRIGTPAVTTRNMGVEEMRLIAGMISKVLTQYANEDVVTRTRNEVLELCRQFPLYPQNGNGILHG
- the rpiB gene encoding ribose 5-phosphate isomerase B, with amino-acid sequence MTEMILIGSDHAGFALKTLVRQYLSDRGIQVKDVGCEGEQSCDYPVFAKNLCERILAGEAGRGILICGTGLGMSVAANRFEGIRAALCTTEFHARMSRAHNDSNVLVLGGRVTGSELALAILKEWLDTPFEGGRHNRRINLIDNC
- a CDS encoding IS1182 family transposase; protein product: MGKQIRADYEQILMFPPSVEDWVAKDHPARFIRDFVDSLDLSELGIEVPDSDTGRPPYAPDLLLKVWLFGYFNRIRSTRKLEKGCLENMGLIWLTGMNAPDHNSLWRFFKANKKSLRHLFRQSIRVALKADLIGLALHAVDGTKIQAVSSNDKARGREHLERFLESVSERLDRTIADAMTEIERAEREETGEYRLPQSMQDGLKRKQRIQEALKELDESDKKSVHPSEPEARFMKNRRTKDLSYNAQAVADQKSGLIVAADVVTDGADNGQLVPMLDKVKENLGAVAEENVADGGYFSSGQIGLAHEREYGILIGKSSGEIVSERGADEDLYHRSRFVFDQERDCFICPEGRLLPFHQRKINGKNHNEVRRYHCKDFLTCPNRWKCSKSKNGRLIDLSVYEAALERHRSKREKPENKERLKTRKKIIEPPFAWIKSALSFRRWTVAGIDNVKAQWDLICTTINLRKLYHHWVSGEVAFT